A window of Onychostoma macrolepis isolate SWU-2019 chromosome 01, ASM1243209v1, whole genome shotgun sequence contains these coding sequences:
- the n4bp2 gene encoding NEDD4-binding protein 2, producing the protein MPKKKKNGLSPSRAPLYAAEYGSGSESRAHGANGPFVTRPDSSYDNFGSTQFRSGQLEFQSRNEMIQSMQEMFSHLDPEVIYMVLSEADFKVDNAMDSLLELSDAAEVIAPPPPPVSGFEQAAALLATNTTQADPLSGTAQSFTFANQPASQAEFSPTETHLTEEFDALIDKELQTLTSQQSKTSSHPLMSSIPLSSLPPPSQSIPLSSLPFTPQTQLPAPPTLPEQAEQASYSDPGLSEARGGSSPMNELSFGGVHIPETNTLSLDFSHLTLEASSTEPRPSAFQVYRRPDQLRNHAVAKQHQEALRTPAMFWNTQAAEFHPHAVGPTFITPVIPNPTPWSTNPITASQWLAHGPIRQAPLKPSATVPESWTLPPRNRLRLEGQLLVLLRGAPGSGKTTLANAMLAQNPGGVVLSTDDYFTRNGQYHFEPNLLGEAHEWNHQRAKEAFEKGQSPIIIDNTNMQCWEMKPYIAMAQKHRYKVLFREPDTWWKTKPRELEKRTRHQVTKEKIRRILERYDRFVSVQSIMNSQRPELMTSVVDSSQTETEQPQQSLHPGLSHPDLVGDSGLSKLKTNLSSSFPDVSSVSQTYSTISAGEEEGEMGSYSSKESVLFHENILEGFGTPQSDLLDTEGLDLELDACLVDTEKDLGNLSSRTTEEFVVSAHEKFLEPPVAFSESIAQRVRRDRVKDRNALGTSAIDQPVNFDPSVDSPAQDKEEGCEGETLSEDKAVRPELLDFVGDWPLESQCQREGRRQNSKNNTVKNTVLESSVVEHKDNTSADEDKHSDTDNMNTVEFQKLVDLLQCGINSSPGFYQGPAQSKETTLNSLSFGGKEGNMNLETVVWPELPDCVLERTFSECTDPCKDYSNSSPSKQRADPTEQSNQVSAEKNTQDEVEQEDNVLSEDKCRLSPNVQETLCSKVAVDSESSMERRRGLSRRVGKSCKLALTFTNQSPSSPCSQSPVVSHLHPDLTPTEQPPSLPVESCSSASTQTQPQDFALLWRIDQKKCSVLDSDLSSCGVFVLEGNSSHFTPKTSEQESACQQGVPYRVVHEKSSQVEENDFRESNSKKQNLEILSRHFRRVSIDILEDLYEKCHQDIEWTTNLLLDSGERLYKENDEGDDDLVPVEESCKSSIEPSETVMGSESVQARPVLSDDSSNGSGSSISLKSQETNLSDVSQADDDWTPGQSSQSEAEGSDEASMTKEKCEPKTSFGALKQPTEGTEVQLEVMAANEQQTDNTGQQVPVQEEALMTEGEKVQCLEEALKEWSEEEAGEKEKEDDETRAEVNAITQSLLCQIDEMEREERKERERERKRTAQGGREPSSMDIQTLELKLPTELALQLTELFGPVGVSPGAFSSDDCAVQIDLNLAKLLHQKWKETIQEKHRQAALSYQLMQESPVHWGELQGSKTRLRDQLGLHEEIPFMDHWSASCAPVSLRDIMIEEQVMQDSMEKSRSSRRDLDKKDGATKLKENQLFSMFPTIDRHFLRDIFRDHNYSLEQTEQFLHTLLDDGPVKNVVAPEPSPQRNGAHRTSSKERRWKSRDEVVEAAQFQDSEDPEYEDFRTEATLQRHQQIECFNKAAEAHRQGRKDVASFYAQQGHMHGDKMREANHRAAMQIFQRVNASLLPQNILDLHGLHVDEALHHLSQVLTDKNLEFSQGLCQPQLSIITGRGNRSQGGVARLRPAVLDYLKNHHYSFTEPKTGLVLVTLHKELLQ; encoded by the exons CGGACCTTTTGTGACCCGGCCGGACTCATCATATGATAACTTTGGATCCACGCAGTTCAGGAGCGGTCAGCTGGAATTTCAAAGCAGAAACGAAATGATCCAGAGCATGCAGGAGATGTTTTCACATCTGGATCCAGAAGTCATTTACATGGTGCTCTCAGAAGCAGATTTTAAAG TGGACAATGCGATGGATTCCCTTTTGGAGCTGTCAGATGCTGCTGAGGTCATAGCTCCACCCCCTCCTCCTGTCTCAGGCTTTGAGCAGGCAGCCGCTCTCCTGGCAACAAACACCACTCAAGCAGATCCCCTCAGTGGAACGGCGCAGAGCTTCACCTTTGCAAACCAGCCTGCATCTCAAGCAGAGTTTAGTCCTACCGAAACACACCTGACAGAAGAGTTTGATGCTCTCATAGATAAGGAACTTCAAACATTGACGTCACAGCAGTCAAAAACTAGCTCGCATCCTCTGATGTCCTCCATACCGCTGTCTTCTCTGCCCCCTCCTTCTCAATCGATCCCTCTCTCCTCGCTGCCTTTTACACCCCAGACTCAGCTTCCAGCTCCTCCAACTTTACCAGAGCAGGCTGAGCAGGCCTCTTACTCTGACCCCGGGCTCAGTGAGGCCCGTGGCGGTAGTTCACCCATGAATGAATTAAGTTTTGGTGGGGTTCATATCCCTGAGACCAACACCTTATCTCTTGACTTTAGTCACCTAACGCTGGAGGCCAGCTCTACTGAACCACGGCCCTCAGCCTTCCAGGTTTACCGTAGACCTGACCAACTCCGTAACCACGCAGTGGCAAAGCAGCATCAAGAAGCACTCCGCACTCCCGCCATGTTCTGGAACACTCAGGCTGCTGAGTTTCATCCTCACGCTGTGGGGCCAACCTTCATTACACCTGTCATTCCTAACCCCACACCTTGGAGCACTAATCCCATCACTGCTTCTCAGTGGTTGGCTCATGGACCTATCAGACAAGCACCTCTGAAACCTTCTGCGACTGTACCGGAGTCATGGACTCTGCCCCCCAGGAACAGACTCAGATTGGAAGGGCAGTTGTTGGTGTTACTTAGAGGGGCTCCTGGATCAGGCAAAACCACCCTTGCCAA TGCTATGTTGGCGCAGAACCCTGGAGGAGTTGTTTTAAGCACTGATGATTATTTTACTCGAAATGGACAGTACCATTTTGAGCCAAATTTACTAGGAGAGGCCCACGAGTGGAATCACCAGAGAG CAAAAGAGGCTTTTGAAAAAGGACAGTCACCCATCATAATAGACAACACCAATATGCAATGTTGGGAGATGAAACCATACATTGCCATG GCACAGAAACACAGATATAAGGTGCTGTTTCGTGAGCCAGATACCTGGTGGAAAACTAAACCCAGAGAGCTGGAGAA GCGCACAAGGCATCAAGTAACAAAGGAGAAAATCCGACGCATATTAGAACGGTATGACCGATTTGTCTCTGTCCAGAGCATCATGAATTCACAAAGACCAGAACTAATGACAAGTGTTGTGGATTCGTCACAAACAGAGACTGAGCAACCCCA GCAATCTTTACACCCTGGCCTCAGTCATCCTGATCTTGTTGGTGACTCTgggttgagcaaactcaaaacaAACCTTTCCTCATCTTTCCCCGATGTGTCCTCTGTTAGCCAGACTTACAGTACCATATCTGCAGGTGAGGAAGAAGGTGAAATGGGCTCCTACAGTTCCAAGGAATCTGTCTTGTTCCATGAGAATATTCTGGAAGGGTTTGGAACTCCTCAGTCTGATCTTCTTGATACTGAAGGGTTAGACTTGGAGCTAGATGCCTGCCTTGTGGACACGGAAAAAGATTTGGGAAATTTGAGTAGCAGGACAACTGAAGAATTTGTAGTGTCAGCGCATGAAAAGTTTCTGGAGCCGCCTGTGGCATTTTCAGAGTCCATTGCTCAGCGTGTGAGGAGGGACAGAGTAAAAGATAGAAATGCGCTAGGAACTAGTGCCATTGATCAACCTGTGAACTTTGACCCCAGTGTTGACTCTCCAGCGCAAGATAAGGAGGAGGGATGTGAAGGCGAGACTCTTTCTGAAGACAAAGCAGTGCGGCCAGAGCTGTTGGATTTTGTTGGGGACTGGCCACTGGAATCTCAATGTCAGCGTGAAGGAAGACGTCAGAATTCAAAGAATAATACTGTTAAGAACACTGTTTTGGAATCCAGTGTTGTTGAACACAAAGATAACACTTCTGCTGATGAAGACAAACATTCTGATACTGATAATATGAATACAGTTGAATTTCAAAAACTTGTAGATCTACTGCAATGTGGAATAAACTCTTCTCCAGGTTTTTACCAGGGTCCAGCTCAAAGTAAAGAGACTACTCTGAATTCCCTTTCCTTTGGTGGAAAAGAGGGTAACATGAACCTGGAGACTGTGGTTTGGCCTGAACTTCCTGACTGTGTGCTGGAGAGAACGTTCTCGGAGTGCACTGACCCATGCAAGGATTACTCTAATTCAAGTCCATCAAAACAGAGAGCAGACCCAACTGAGCAGTCTAATCAGGTGTCTGCTGAGAAGAACACACAGGATGAGGTTGAGCAGGAGGACAATGTGTTGTCAGAAGATAAATGCAGATTGAGCCCAAATGTCCAAGAAACTCTGTGCTCAAAGGTTGCCGTAGACTCAGAGAGCAGTATGGAAAGACGAAGAGGGCTTAGCCGAAGAGTGGGGAAATCTTGTAAACTGGCTCTCACCTTCACCAATCAAAGCCCTTCATCACCTTGCTCACAATCTCCAGTTGTTTCACATCTGCATCCTGATCTTACACCTACAGAGCAGCCACCTTCATTGCCTGTGGAGTCATGTTCCAGTGCCTCAACCCAGACACAACCTCAGGACTTTGCCTTGCTTTGGCGAATTGACCAGAAGAAATGTTCTGTATTAGACTCTGATTTATCTAGTTGtggtgtgtttgttttggagGGAAACTCTTCGCATTTCACGCCAAAAACAAGTGAACAGGAGTCTGCCTGCCAGCAGGGAGTGCCATACCGTGTGGTCCATGAGAAGAGTTCTCAGGTAGAAGAGAATGACTTTAGAGAATCTAACTCTAAAAAGCAAAACCTTGAGATTCTGAGCCGCCATTTCAGACGTGTCTCCATTGATATTCTGGAAGACCTTTATGAGAAGTGCCATCAAGATATCGAGTGGACAACCAACTTGTTACTAGATTCCGGAGAACGACTGTATAAAGAAAATGATGAGGGAGATGATGATTTGGTTCCTGTGGAAGAGTCATGTAAATCATCTATAGAACCATCAGAAACTGTGATGGGCTCAGAAAGTGTCCAGGCTAGACCTGTATTGTCTGATGACTCCAGCAACGGTTCAGGAAGTAGCATCAGTCTCAAGTCCCAAGAAACTAACCTTAGTGACGTTAGCCAAGCTGATGATGATTGGACTCCGGGTCAAAGTTCACAAAGTGAAGCTGAAGGATCTGATGAGGCAAGCATGACAAAGGAGAAATGTGAGCCCAAAACTTCCTTTGGAGCATTAAAACAGCCGACAGAAGGCACTGAAGTACAACTGGAGGTTATGGCAGCTAATGAGCAACAGACAGACAACACAGGTCAGCAAGTTCCAGTTCAGGAAGAGGCATTAATGACAGAAGGTGAGAAAGTTCAATGCCTGGAGGAAGCATTGAAGGAATGGAGTGAAGAGGAGGCAGGAGAGAAGGAAAAGGAGGATGATGAGACAAGAGCAGAGGTGAATGCCATAACGCAGTCACTGCTGTGTCAGATTGACGAAATGGAGCGCGAAGAGAGGAAGGAACGAGAAAGGGAAAGAAAGAGAACTGCACAGGGGGGGAGGGAGCCAAGCTCAATGGATATTCAAACCTTGGAGCTGAAACTTCCAACTGAACTTGCATTGCAGCTCACTGAGCTTTTTGGACCTGTTGGGGTCAGTCCAG GTGCCTTTTCATCAGATGACTGTGCAGTGCAGATAGACCTGAATTTGGCCAAACTGCTGCACCAGAAATGGAAGGAGACTATCCAA GAGAAGCACAGACAGGCAGCTCTGTCCTATCAGCTAATGCAAGAGA GTCCTGTCCACTGGGGTGAATTGCAGGGAAGCAAAACCAGACTGAGGGACCAATTAGGTTTGCATGAAGAAATTCCTTTTATGGATCACTGGAGTGCATCCTGTGCTCCTGTCTCACTGAGGGACATCATGATCGAAGAGCAGGTGATGCAAGACAGCATGGAGAAG TCCAGGTCAAGTCGGAGGGACCTGGATAAGAAAGACGGTGCAACCAAGCTGAAGGAGAACCAGCTGTTTTCCATGTTTCCCACCATAGACCGACATTTTCTCAGGGACATCTTCAGAGATCACAA CTACTCTCTGGAGCAGACCGAACAGTTTTTGCATACTCTGCTTGATGACGGGCCTGTCAAAAATGTAGTGGCGCCTGAACCTTCCCCTCAACGTAATGGTGCGCACAGAACTTCGAGCAAAGAGCGG AGATGGAAATCGAGAGATGAGGTGGTAGAAGCTGCTCAATTCCAGGATTCGGAGGATCCAGAATATGAGGACTTCCGTACAGAGGCAACACTGCAGAGACATCAGCAGATAGAGTGTTTTAACAAGGCAGCTGAAGCTCATCGACAAGGACGAAAGGATGTGGCTAGTTTCTACGCACAACAG GGTCACATGCATGGGGACAAGATGCGTGAAGCGAATCACAGAGCAGCCATGCAGATATTCCAGAGAGTGAATGCTTCACTCCTGCCTCAGAATATTCTAGATCTCCATGGACTGCATGTGGATGAGGCCCTTCATCATCTTAGTCAGGTTCTCACAGACAAGAATTTAG aatTCAGTCAGGGTTTGTGCCAGCCTCAGCTGTCAATCATCACAGGAAGAGGCAATCGCAGCCAAGGGGGAGTGGCACGCCTCAGGCCTGCTGTACTAGACTACCTCAAAAATCATCACTACAG